In one window of Tripterygium wilfordii isolate XIE 37 chromosome 1, ASM1340144v1, whole genome shotgun sequence DNA:
- the LOC119998808 gene encoding la-related protein 1B isoform X1, translating to MSINNNKSTNTSTLTETVNDHSPRHRDTGGSKSPQSRRTGKGVIPPWTQIVRGGESELIAAAPSSPVAVVAEQQGMPATAGSVEETVENGPGPNGNAGKRPAWDKPSNGDFVLVMGADSWPPLSDSARASSKSSSESLKGLDGSSPSLPIPATQMAGTAPNLVTTPPARQKHNGGNGNGSSNGPSPRSGFTHSGNDQPRNSFRNRNGGHHSRGDGSHHHNGGRRDQDRGNFYGRDSQPQRFMQRLRHVPPQQAAPNSNPYIGPPPMRPPFPAPMAFPDFVPPVYFYPPPESLRGMPLVAPIPPMFFPTPDPNIYSKIVQQVNYWFSGDNLAKDIYLRKNMDDQGWVSIELIAGFKKVAELTNNIQLILDALRSSTVVEVQGNKVRRRNDWERWIMPQVQVPSAPSPQSTLIAGVQSISLEDKTSNQADLHPEVFLRRSSSRDVNNQSQEHSGEGKRLLGSLSNLDHSTSARNLNKDDEC from the exons ATGtctatcaacaacaacaaaagtacTAATACCTCGACGCTAACGGAGACAGTGAATGATCACTCTCCTCGTCACCGGGATACTGGAGGGAGCAAGAGCCCTCAATCTCGGCGTACAGGAAAGGGAGTGATACCACCTTGGACGCAGATTGTGCGAGGTGGAGAATCGGAACTGATCGCGGCTGCACCTTCATCGCCGGTGGCTGTTGTGGCTGAGCAGCAGGGGATGCCTGCGACTGCGGGTTCCGTTGAAGAAACTGTGGAGAATGGGCCTGGGCCCAATGGCAATGCTGGGAAGAGGCCGGCTTGGGACAAGCCTTCGAATGGGGATTTTGTGCTCGTCATGGGAGCCGATTCCTGGCCTCCGCTATCTGATTCAGCTAGGGCTTCCTCCAAGTCCTCTTCAGAGTCATTGAAAGGATTAGATGGATCTTCGCCATCGCTCCCCATTCCGGCTACGCAG ATGGCTGGAACTGCTCCTAATTTGGTTACTACACCACCTGCGCGGCAGAAGCACAATGGTGGCAATGGAAATGGATCTTCTAACGGTCCATCTCCTAGGAGTGGATTTACCCATAGTGGCAATGATCAACCACGCAATTCCTTTAGAAACCGTAATGGTGGTCACCATTCACGTGGAGATGGTTCTCATCACCACAATGGGGGCAGACGTGATCAGGACCGGGGGAATTTCTACGGTAGAGATTCGCAGCCGCAGAGATTTATGCAAAGGCTTAGACATGTACCACCACAACAGGCTGCTCCTAATTCCAATCCTTACATCGGACCACCACCTATGCGGCCTCCCTTCCCTGCTCCAATGGCATTTCCTg ATTTTGTACCTCCTGTCTATTTTTATCCTCCTCCAGAATCACTTAGGGGTATGCCTTTAGTTGCGCCAATACCGCCAATGTTCTTTCCTACTCCAGACCCCAACATATATTCTAAGATAGTGCAGCAAGTTAATTATTGGTTCAG TGGTGACAATTTGGCTAAGGATATATACCTGCGGAAGAACATGGATGACCAGGGGTGGGTTTCAATTGAATTAATAGCAGGCTTCAAGAAG GTTGCTGAATTAACTAACAATATCCAACTTATCCTGGATGCTTTGAGAAGTTCAACCGTGGTTGAAGTGCAG GGTAACAAAGTAAGGAGGCGCAATGATTGGGAGAGATGGATAATGCCTCAGGTTCAAGTTCCAAGTGCTCCCAGTCCTCAGTCTACACTGATAGCTGGTGTTCAAAGCATTTCGCTCGAGGACAAAACATCTAACCAAGCAGATCTTCATCCAGAAGTATTTCTGAGGAGATCGTCATCCCGTGATGTGAACAATCAGTCACAAGAACATAGTGGTGAGGGGAAAAGACTCCTGGGAAGTCTATCAAATTTGGATCATTCTACTTCAGCAAGAAATTTGAATAAGGACGATGAGTGCTAG
- the LOC119999550 gene encoding pentatricopeptide repeat-containing protein At3g51320-like, which yields MNGKNFYARAGSIQTHIRNRNCHLELLHSNPTLSQSRSPSPSCSSVENRTFSIYHSSLKLLRGCTCRSIKQLLQIQAHLLTSGIFYNPYWSSRVLQHSLHFGDFDYTVLIFGCIDSPNTFCVNTLIEGYSNSSIPRQAVGFYFEMLKNGFSPNSFTFVPLFGCCAKAVCVESGQKLHGQAVKTCVDWVLPVQNSLIHMYGYCGAAGYARKVFDLMSQKDLVSWNSILHCYAGVGDLNVARKLFDIMPERNVVSWNTIINGYLNGGKPEVSLLLYREMVEKGLRMNDTTAVCMLTACGRSARLKEGRSLHGFLYKTVLKFSIMIYTALIDMYSRCQKVGTARRVFNLTTYRNLVCWNAMILGYCIHGNPEDGLKLYAEMANQFRSGDGETNPPDEVTFISILCACARTGKLTEGRKYFSEMVSVYNIKPNFAHYWCMANVHVSAGLVQEAEEILRNLPGDIEDLSSEFVVWANLLASCRFQGDIELGERIAKSLIDREPRNFAYYRLLLNIYAVAGRWEDVAAVKDVMEERRIGRIPGSRLVDLKEIVHGLKVKHILQEVILEVT from the coding sequence ATGAATGGCAAGAATTTCTATGCGAGAGCTGGTTCGATTCAGACCCACATTCGGAATCGCAATTGCCATCTCGAGCTACTTCACTCCAATCCCACTCTCTCTCAGTCGCGTTCCCCTTCCCCTTCTTGTTCTTCCGTAGAAAATAGAACATTCTCTATTTATCACTCAAGCCTTAAACTTCTTAGAGGATGTACATGTCGGAGTATAAAGCAGCTTTTGCAAATCCAAGCTCACTTGTTGACTTCTGGTATATTTTACAACCCGTATTGGAGCAGCAGGGTCTTGCAACATTCTTTGCATTTCGGCGATTTCGATTACACAGTCTTGATTTTTGGGTGTATTGATTCGCCCAATACGTTCTGTGTGAACACTCTTATTGAGGGATACTCGAATAGTTCAATTCCACGACAAGCTGTGGGGTTCTATTTTGAGATGCTTAAGAATGGGTTCTCTCCAAATAGCTTCACGTTTGTGCCGCTGTTTGGGTGTTGTGCGAAGGCAGTGTGTGTTGAATCAGGACAAAAGTTACATGGGCAGGCCGTGAAGACTTGTGTTGATTGGGTGTTACCCGTACAGAactctttaattcacatgtatGGCTACTGTGGGGCTGCGGGTTATGCGAGAAAGGTGTTTGATTTAATGTCCCAAAAGGATTTGGTGTCATGGAATTCGATTCTTCATTGTTATGCTGGAGTAGGTGACTTGAATGTTGCTCGTAAGTTGTTTGATATAATGCCTGAAAGAAATGTAGTTTCTTGGAATACCATTATTAATGGATACTTGAATGGTGGGAAACCTGAGGTCTCTTTGCTACTTTATAGGGAAATGGTTGAGAAAGGATTGAGAATGAATGATACTACCGCGGTCTGTATGCTTACTGCTTGTGGTAGGTCAGCTAGACTAAAGGAAGGAAGATCACTTCATGGATTTCTATACAAAACAGTTTTGAAATTCAGCATAATGATTTATACAGCTTTGATAGATATGTATAGCAGGTGCCAGAAGGTTGGTACAGCTCGTAGAGTATTTAATTTAACAACTTACAGAAATCTGGTCTGTTGGAATGCCATGATCTTGGGTTACTGTATTCATGGGAATCCAGAAGATGGACTTAAATTATATGCAGAAATGGCGAACCAGTTTCGGTCAGGAGATGGAGAGACAAATCCTCCTGATGAAGTTACTTTTATCAGCATTCTTTGTGCCTGTGCTCGTACAGGAAAGTTAACAGAAGGAAGAAAGTACTTCAGTGAGATGGTTTCTGTGTATAACATAAAGCCTAATTTTGCACATTATTGGTGCATGGCTAATGTTCATGTCAGCGCCGGGCTTGTTCAGGAGGCAGAGGAAATTTTAAGGAACTTGCCAGGAGATATTGAAGATCTGTCCTCCGAATTCGTGGTTTGGGCTAACTTACTCGCTTCGTGTAGATTTCAAGGAGATATTGAATTGGGGGAAAGAATTGCAAAATCTCTGATAGACAGAGAACCAAGGAATTTTGCATACTATCGGTTGCTCTTAAATATTTATGCTGTGGCAGGTCGATGGGAGGATGTTGCTGCTGTAAAAGATGTAATGGAGGAAAGAAGGATCGGAAGAATTCCTGGAAGCAGGCTTGTGGACCTAAAAGAAATTGTTCATGGGTTAAAAGTGAAGCATATTTTGCAAGAAGTGATTCTAGAGGTAACGTGA
- the LOC119998808 gene encoding la-related protein 1C isoform X2 — protein sequence MSINNNKSTNTSTLTETVNDHSPRHRDTGGSKSPQSRRTGKGVIPPWTQIVRGGESELIAAAPSSPVAVVAEQQGMPATAGSVEETVENGPGPNGNAGKRPAWDKPSNGDFVLVMGADSWPPLSDSARASSKSSSESLKGLDGSSPSLPIPATQKHNGGNGNGSSNGPSPRSGFTHSGNDQPRNSFRNRNGGHHSRGDGSHHHNGGRRDQDRGNFYGRDSQPQRFMQRLRHVPPQQAAPNSNPYIGPPPMRPPFPAPMAFPDFVPPVYFYPPPESLRGMPLVAPIPPMFFPTPDPNIYSKIVQQVNYWFSGDNLAKDIYLRKNMDDQGWVSIELIAGFKKVAELTNNIQLILDALRSSTVVEVQGNKVRRRNDWERWIMPQVQVPSAPSPQSTLIAGVQSISLEDKTSNQADLHPEVFLRRSSSRDVNNQSQEHSGEGKRLLGSLSNLDHSTSARNLNKDDEC from the exons ATGtctatcaacaacaacaaaagtacTAATACCTCGACGCTAACGGAGACAGTGAATGATCACTCTCCTCGTCACCGGGATACTGGAGGGAGCAAGAGCCCTCAATCTCGGCGTACAGGAAAGGGAGTGATACCACCTTGGACGCAGATTGTGCGAGGTGGAGAATCGGAACTGATCGCGGCTGCACCTTCATCGCCGGTGGCTGTTGTGGCTGAGCAGCAGGGGATGCCTGCGACTGCGGGTTCCGTTGAAGAAACTGTGGAGAATGGGCCTGGGCCCAATGGCAATGCTGGGAAGAGGCCGGCTTGGGACAAGCCTTCGAATGGGGATTTTGTGCTCGTCATGGGAGCCGATTCCTGGCCTCCGCTATCTGATTCAGCTAGGGCTTCCTCCAAGTCCTCTTCAGAGTCATTGAAAGGATTAGATGGATCTTCGCCATCGCTCCCCATTCCGGCTACGCAG AAGCACAATGGTGGCAATGGAAATGGATCTTCTAACGGTCCATCTCCTAGGAGTGGATTTACCCATAGTGGCAATGATCAACCACGCAATTCCTTTAGAAACCGTAATGGTGGTCACCATTCACGTGGAGATGGTTCTCATCACCACAATGGGGGCAGACGTGATCAGGACCGGGGGAATTTCTACGGTAGAGATTCGCAGCCGCAGAGATTTATGCAAAGGCTTAGACATGTACCACCACAACAGGCTGCTCCTAATTCCAATCCTTACATCGGACCACCACCTATGCGGCCTCCCTTCCCTGCTCCAATGGCATTTCCTg ATTTTGTACCTCCTGTCTATTTTTATCCTCCTCCAGAATCACTTAGGGGTATGCCTTTAGTTGCGCCAATACCGCCAATGTTCTTTCCTACTCCAGACCCCAACATATATTCTAAGATAGTGCAGCAAGTTAATTATTGGTTCAG TGGTGACAATTTGGCTAAGGATATATACCTGCGGAAGAACATGGATGACCAGGGGTGGGTTTCAATTGAATTAATAGCAGGCTTCAAGAAG GTTGCTGAATTAACTAACAATATCCAACTTATCCTGGATGCTTTGAGAAGTTCAACCGTGGTTGAAGTGCAG GGTAACAAAGTAAGGAGGCGCAATGATTGGGAGAGATGGATAATGCCTCAGGTTCAAGTTCCAAGTGCTCCCAGTCCTCAGTCTACACTGATAGCTGGTGTTCAAAGCATTTCGCTCGAGGACAAAACATCTAACCAAGCAGATCTTCATCCAGAAGTATTTCTGAGGAGATCGTCATCCCGTGATGTGAACAATCAGTCACAAGAACATAGTGGTGAGGGGAAAAGACTCCTGGGAAGTCTATCAAATTTGGATCATTCTACTTCAGCAAGAAATTTGAATAAGGACGATGAGTGCTAG
- the LOC119999566 gene encoding E3 ubiquitin-protein ligase RNF167-like — MEFKSFIALIYHFVGLSAVEDKSKDGMSYSKNSGEGVELCCVCLWKFKEGEDMRVLPCRHRFHKVCVDRWFSACRRTCPVCRFSMAEEEEEENVQKSEEEFTEEMVIWFSSFHIAGF; from the coding sequence ATGGAATTCAAGAGCTTCATCGCCTTAATCTACCATTTCGTCGGTCTAAGTGCCGTTGAAGATAAGTCGAAAGATGGCATGTCATACTCAAAAAACTCTGGTGAGGGTGTTGAGTTGTGTTGTGTGTGCTTGTGGAAGTTCAAGGAAGGAGAAGACATGCGGGTTCTACCTTGCCGTCATAGATTTCACAAGGTATGTGTTGATAGGTGGTTTAGTGCTTGTCGGAGGACCTGTCCGGTTTGCCGGTTTTCGatggcagaagaagaagaagaagagaatgttCAGAAGTCAGAAGAAGAGTTCACTGAAGAGATGGTTATATGGTTTTCTTCTTTCCATATAGCAGGGTTTTAG
- the LOC120001500 gene encoding methyltransferase-like protein 23, with protein sequence MDSVKCLVPANDVDSSDDDEEPSDQLMTTISRHSFGEDSDEPPFSVSIIENMKEEYGLFVWPCSKILAEYVWQQRSRFSGTSVVELGAGTALPGLVAAKLGADVTLTDNSDGVEVLDNVKRVCELNKIKCKVLGLTWGVWDASIFNLQPKIILGADVFYDASAFDDLFATVTFLLQNSPGSVFITTYHNRSGNHLIEFLMVKWGLKCAKLLDAFSFMPSYKASGLSGNIQLAEIVLKA encoded by the exons ATGGATTCCGTGAAATGTTTGGTACCGGCGAACGATGTGGACAgcagtgatgatgatgaggaaccGTCAGACCAGCTAATGACAACGATATCTCGTCATTCTTTCGGTGAAGACTCGGATGAACCGCCTTTTTCAGTCTCAATCATCGAG AACATGAAGGAAGAATACGGTCTGTTTGTGTGGCCATGTAGCAAAATCCTCGCAGAGTATGTTTGGCAACAGAGATCACGCTTTTCTGGCACAAGTGTGGTCGAG CTTGGAGCTGGAACTGCATTGCCAGGTTTGGTTGCTGCAAAATTAGGTGCCGATGTCACTTTGACAGATAATTCCGACGGAGTAGAG GTGCTGGATAACGTTAAAAGAGTGTGCGAACTAAACAAAATCAAGTGTAAA GTATTGGGGCTTACATGGGGAGTTTGGGATGCATCTATATTCAATTTGCAACCTAAAATTATTCTCGGGGCTGATGTATTCTATGATGCAAGTG CCTTCGATGACCTTTTCGCCACAGTGACATTCTTGCTCCAGAATTCTCCGGGCTCAGTTTTCATAACTACTTATCACAACCGGAG TGGTAATCATCTTATTGAGTTTTTGATGGTCAAATGGGGTTTAAAGTGTGCGAAGCTTCTTGATGCCTTCTCCTTCATGCCATCCTATAAGGCATCTGGGCTTAGTGGCAACATTCAATTGGCAGAGATAGTACTGAAGGCTTAA
- the LOC119996715 gene encoding peroxidase 64-like translates to MTGERKCSFFLGYSREQIQWRQGVGHVAQRIRACGRSFCAPFPSFYSLGASLNLNYYKKTCPDEEFIVAEALTNVIMEDKTVAAALLRKHFHECFIRVRRKSSPLKLSIIQSYTYVIDNPKKELGAVCSGVASSIADILALAARNAVGLLWRSSETRQLPSSTFGTSQLQQSFSQRGLSMNDLVGLMQYNPQFQRHKRSRSFNASILCRKLKDSVENASSSDQALLSTPKTKDLVPKFASSQGALSEAFMNSMIKMNSMTGGQELTPAFCDKNLDEDLLFVRDNDHLYKRFAPNHFVLRAVIGNWNPSHLQIKEKKNKPIN, encoded by the exons ATGACTGGGGAGAGGAAATGTTCCTTTTTTCTAGGGTACTCCAGGGAACAGATCCAGTGGAGACAGGGGGTGGGGCACGTAGCTCAGAGGATTAGAGCATGTGGAAGG TCATTTTGTGCTCCTTTTCCATCATTCTATTCACTGGGAGCTTCACTAAACTTGAATTACTACAAGAAGACATGCCCTGATGAAGAGTTCATAGTTGCAGAAGCACTCACGAATGTAATCATGGAAGACAAAACAGTAGCTGCAGCCTTACTCAGAAAGCATTTTCATGAATGTTTCATAAGGGTACGTAGGAAATCATCTCCTTTAAAGCTGTCTATAATCCAATCATATACCTATGTAATTGACAATCCCAAGAAAGAATTGGGAGCTGTGTGTTCTGGTGTGGCATCATCAATTGCTGATATCTTGGCTCTTGCTGCCAGAAATGCAGTTGGTCTT TTGTGGAGGTCCAGTGAAACAAGACAATTGCCATCCTCGACCTTTGGCACATCTCAGCTGCAACAAAGCTTTTCTCAGAGAGGTTTATCCATGAATGACCTAGTGGGTCTTATGCAG TATAATCCACAATTTCAACGCCACAAACGAAGTAGATCCTTCAATGCATCCATCCTCTGCAGAAAGCTTAAAGACAGTGT GGAAAATGCATCCTCTTCAGACCAAGCTCTACTCAGTACTCCTAAGACTAAAGACTTGGTCCCTAAGTTTGCTAGTTCACAAGGAGCTCTCTCAGAGGCCTTCATGAACTCCATGATCAAGATGAACAGCATGACAGGTGGACAGGAG CTGACCCCAGCCTTTTGTGATAAAAACTTGGATGAAGACCTTTTATTTGTCAGGGACAATGATCACCTTTACAAAAGGTTTGCTCCTAACCATTTCGTCCTCAGGGCAGTGATTGGAAATTGGAATCCCTCCCATCTCCaaataaaagagaagaaaaacaaaccgatcaattga
- the LOC120000068 gene encoding aspartyl protease family protein 1-like, which yields MVAWTGTWALIWALMLAWAWQSCDGFGTFGFDVHHRFSDPVKGILSVDELPEKGSVEYYSTMAHLDRVMRGRLLAGSDDQTALTFFNGNDTYRLSSLGFLYYANITVGTPRKWFLVALDTGSDLFWLPCDCTSCVHGQQIDFNIYSPSESSTSAEVNCSSSLCALQKQCSSARDTCPYKVQYLSNNTSTTGVLVEDVLHLTPDDSQFQVVDTQITLGCGQQQTGSFLEGAAPNGLFGLGMSNISVPSILAEQGIVSNSFSMCFGPGIGRIRFGDKGTSDQGETSFNILGRRHPTYNVSITQINMNGTVTDLDFSAIFDSGTSFTYLNDPAYTHISESFDSFIKEKRHSSDPDIPFEYCYDISPNQSTIDIPNLNLTMKGGQQFFVTDPLVFISNQNQTIFCLGLVRSGDVNIIGENFMTGYRIVFDREKMVLGWRASDCYDIPNSNTLPISPTGSTAVSPATALDPQATAGGRNNPQVSSIPSNAGNGPLQLNPFAYFSIIVSPFFDHCFSISFCQLFFLLSMRVFYV from the exons ATGGTGGCTTGGACAGGGACTTGGGCTTTAATATGGGCGTTGATGTTGGCTTGGGCCTGGCAGAGCTGTGATGGGTTCGGTACATTCGGTTTCGATGTTCATCACCGCTTCTCCGATCCCGTCAAGGGGATTCTGTCCGTGGATGAGCTACCGGAGAAGGGCTCCGTGGAATACTACTCGACTATGGCCCACCTAGACCGAGTGATGCGTGGCCGACTCCTAGCGGGGTCGGACGATCAGACGGCCCTCACTTTCTTCAATGGCAATGACACTTACAGGCTTAGCTCTTTGGGATT TCTCTATTATGCCAATATAACAGTCGGAACTCCGAGAAAATGGTTCCTTGTAGCACTGGACACGGGCAGTGACCTTTTCTGGTTACCATGTGACTGTACCAGTTGTGTTCATGGACAG CAAATTGACTTTAACATCTACAGTCCGAGTGAATCATCGACAAGTGCAGAGGTTAATTGCAGCAGTTCCTTATGTGCATTGCAGAAACAATGCTCATCTGCTCGTGACACTTGTCCTTATAAAGTGCAGTATCTTTCTAACAACACTTCAACGACTGGGGTTTTGGTAGAGGATGTATTGCACTTGACCCCAGATGATAGTCAATTTCAAGTTGTTGACACACAGATCACGTTAGG TTGTGGGCAGCAGCAAACAGGTTCTTTTTTGGAGGGTGCAGCTCCAAATGGCCTATTCGGACTTGGTATGAGTAATATATCGGTTCCAAGCATTTTAGCAGAGCAAGGGATTGTTTCAAATTCTTTCTCCATGTGCTTTGGACCCGGGATTGGGAGAATCAGATTTGGAGATAAAGGAACCTCGGATCAAGGAGAAACATCTTTCAATATTCTTGGACGACGGCA TCCAACATACAATGTCAGCATCACTCAAATAAACATGAATGGAACTGTTACTGATCTCGATTTCAGTGCAATTTTTGACTCCGGTACCTCATTCACATACCTGAATGATCCAGCTTATACACATATATCCGAGAGT TTTGATTCTTTCATAAAAGAAAAGCGGCATTCTTCTGATCCCGATATCCCTTTTGAATACTGTTATGACATAAG TCCAAACCAATCAACTATAGACATTCCCAATTTAAATCTGACAATGAAAGGGGGGCAGCAGTTTTTTGTCACCGATCCATTAGTGTTTATATCTAATCAG AATCAAACAATATTTTGCCTAGGACTTGTCAGAAGTGGAGATGTGAATATCATTGGAG AAAACTTCATGACTGGTTATCGGATAGTTTTTGATCGCGAGAAGATGGTATTGGGTTGGAGGGCTTCTGACT GTTACGATATTCCAAACTCCAACACTCTACCGATCAGCCCAACAGGCTCTACCGCAGTTTCCCCAGCCACAGCACTCGATCCGCAAGCTACAGCGGGAGGGAGAAACAATCCTCAGGTATCAAGTATACCATCGAACGCTGGAAATGGTCCACTGCAGTTGAACCCATTTGCTTATTTTTCCATTATTGTTTCGCCATTTTTTGATCATtgtttctccatttcttttTGCCAATTGTTTTTCCTCCTTTCCATGAGAGTATTTTATGTATGA
- the LOC119999570 gene encoding UPF0434 protein Daci_3569, with protein sequence MVRLSKSLMRNAGNGISKTLSEILVCPLSKQPLRYCEETNSLISDSIGVSFPIKDGIPCLVPRDGKILDTDELQKSDGGADSSAVNKQ encoded by the exons ATGGTCAGACTAAGCAAATCACTGATGAGAAATGCAGGGAATGGGATAAGCAAGACTCTCTCTGAGATTCTGGTCTGCCCACTCTCCAAACAACCCCTCAG GTATTGTGAGGAGACCAATTCTCTTATCAGTGACAGCATTGGAGTTTCGTTCCCG ATAAAGGATGGGATCCCTTGTCTTGTTCCAAGGGATGGCAAGATTTTGGACACCGATGAGCTGCAGAAATCTGATGGCGGTGCTGATTCATCTGCTGTAAATAAGCAATAA
- the LOC119999558 gene encoding protein MID1-COMPLEMENTING ACTIVITY 1: protein MEGTWEHFGEIANVAQLAGFDAVGLIAMIVKAASTARMHKKNCRQFAQHLKLIGNLLEQLKISELKRYPETREPLEQLEDALRRSYILVNSCQDRSYLYLLAMGWNIVYQFRKAQNEIDRYLKIVPLITLVDNARVRERIEYIEKDQREYTLDEEDRNVQDVIMKPDPSKTDTVILKKTLSCSYPKLRFNEALQEENQKLQLELQRSQAHLDVTQCQVIQHLIDVTEAVAANSLPEKSSRIKGSKKMDNDREDSFEESNPKKIASLRTSRNTSSVSSGHDLLSRKGSHLHEEWNTDLLSCCSEPSLCIKTFFYPCGTFSKIATVATNKHMSSAEACNELMAYSLILSCCCYTCCVRRKLRKTFNITGGFIDDFLSHLMCCCCALVQEWREVEIRGDYGPEKTKISPPASQFMES from the exons ATGGAGGGGACATGGGAGCATTTTGGAGAGATTGCAAATGTGGCACAGCTTGCTGGCTTCGATGCGGTGGGGTTGATTGCGATGATAGTGAAAGCAGCAAGTACAGCACGTATGCACAAGAAGAACTGCAGGCAATTTGCGCAGCATTTGAAATTGATCGGTAACTTGTTGGAGCAGCTGAAGATTTCGGAGCTGAAAAGGTATCCAGAGACTCGAGAACCGCTCGAGCAGCTTGAGGATGCCTTGAGGAGGTCTTATATTTTGGTTAATAGTTGCCAGGATAGGAGCTATCTGTATTTGCTTGCTATGGGATGGAACATTGTGTACCAGTTCAGGAAGGCTCAGAATGAGATTGATAGATACTTGAAGATTGTCCCTCTTATTACGCTGGTGGACAATGCTCGAGTCAGG GAGAGAATAGAATATATTGAGAAAGATCAACGCGAGTACACATTAGATGAAGAGGACAGAAATGTGCAAGATGTGATCATGAAACCAGATCCATCAAAAACTGATACTGTGATATTGAAGAAAACTCTTTCTTGTTCCTACCCAAAGTTGCGCTTTAATGAAGCACTgcaggaagaaaatcaaaagcttcaACTAGAGCTACAACGATCACAGGCTCATTTGGATGTAACTCAGTGTCAGGTTATCCAGCATTTGATTGATGTAACAGAAGCTGTTGCAGCTAATTCTCTCCCTGAGAAGAGTTCACGCATCAAGGGTTCCAAAAAAATGGATAATGATAGAGAAGACTCATTTGAAGAAAGCAATCCTAAGAAGATTGCTTCTCTGAGAACTTCAAG AAACACATCTTCGGTTTCATCAGGGCATGATCTGCTTTCAAGGAAAGGTTCACATCTGCATGAAGAATGGAATACTGATTTACTGAGTTGTTGTTCAGAACCCTCTCTAT GTATAAAGACATTTTTCTACCCTTGTGGCACATTTTCAAAGATTGCTACAGTGGCGACCAACAAGCACATGT CTTCGGCAGAAGCATGTAATGAATTGATGGCATATTCGTTGATATTGTCATGCTGTTGCTATACTTGCTGTGTCAGGAGGAAGCTTCGCAAGACGTTCAACATCACG GGAGGCTTTATTGACGATTTCCTCTCACATTTAATGTGCTGCTGTTGTGCCCTTGTTCAAGAGTGGCGAGAGGTGGAGATCCGGGGGGATTATG GTCCTGAGAAGACGAAAATAAGCCCGCCAGCCTCGCAATTTATGGAATCCTGA